A window of Mytilus edulis chromosome 10, xbMytEdul2.2, whole genome shotgun sequence contains these coding sequences:
- the LOC139491465 gene encoding neurogenic locus notch homolog protein 1-like: MSSDNGYNETIDSPGSCLKGPCENGGTCVNYTCVCEDCFAGVKCEIDVNQTCKYDADTFIPHSNTCQLFYNCSQAVSPLPTENRVYSHNPQILRPAYLHECPYPELFSTTTLSCKNYTEVKCRSRYETKNKCDYLAVGYFCNHGTACKICEYFNPDCMGISDGIYRNVYVEPPGGHYFECQDERSIFDGGNPCPTNMAPYNGKCRNLFEIPTTYWHVGYGVDCSGRPNGNYESERKHRCDIYYIYMNGNSTLQHCGEGTVFDSKSLFCQNPANACRPCGSVDNGC, from the exons ATGTCTAGTGACAACGGCTATAATGAAACGATCGACAGTCCTG GGTCGTGTTTGAAAGGACCATGTGAAAACGGAGGAACATGCGTAAACTATACATGTGTATGTGAAGATTGTTTCGCTGGAGTCAAGTGTGAAATAG aTGTCAACCAAACATGCAAATATGATGCCGACACATTTATACCACATTCAAATACATGCCAGCTGTTCTATAACTGCAGCCAAGCGGTGTCGCCCCTTCCAACAGAAAACAGAGTTTACTCTCATAATCCACAAATTCTGAGACCTGCCTACCTGCATGAATGTCCGTACCCTGAACTTTTCTCAACAACAACTTTATCCTGTAAGAATTATACGGAAGTCAAATGCAGGTCTAGatatgaaacaaaaaacaaat GTGACTATCTTGCTGTTGGTTATTTTTGTAATCATGGAACGGCATGCAAAATCTGCGAATATTTCAATCCTGACTGCATGGGAATCTCTGATGGAATATACAGAAATGTATACGTTGAGCCACCTGGAGGACATTATTTTGAATGTCAAGATGAAAGAAGTATCTTTGATGGCGGAAATCCCTGTCCAACCAACATGGCACCTTATAATGGCAAATGCAGAAATTTATTCGAAATTCCAACAACCTATTGGCATGTTGGATATGGTGTTGACTGCTCCGGTCGGCCAAACGGTAACTATGAAAGTGAACGGAAGCACAGGTGTGATATCTACTACATTTATATGAATGGAAACTCCACACTACAACACTGTGGAGAAGGAACAGTCTTTGATTCAAAATCTTTATTCTGTCAGAATCCAGCAAATGCATGTCGTCCCTGTGGATCCGTCGACAACGGCTGTTAA